The following proteins are encoded in a genomic region of Periophthalmus magnuspinnatus isolate fPerMag1 chromosome 23, fPerMag1.2.pri, whole genome shotgun sequence:
- the lrrc4.1 gene encoding leucine-rich repeat-containing protein 4, which translates to MSLLGRVTVHRARKAALLCVVFLMARAWSSASLALAGAAASQGPQGCPPQCSCSNQQGKVVCTRRGLTRVPPGIPANTRHLNLMENAIEAVQADSFRHLHHLEVLQLGRNAIRQIEVGAFNGLTSLNTLELFDNRLTVVPSGAFEYLSKLRELWLRNNPIESIPSYAFNRVPSLMRLDLGELRKLEYISEGAFEGLQNLKYLNLGMCNIRGDLPNLSPLKGLEELEISENLFPKIKPGSFKGLRALKKLWVMNSQITIIERNAFDDLSSLVELNLAHNNLSAVPHDLFSPLRFLVELHLHHNPWNCGCEAVWLARWLREYIPTNSTCCGRCHSPASMRGRQLVEVERGEGAATQCSAPFIADAPRDFNISAGRVAELRCRTAPMSSVRWLLPNGTILTHASSHIRISVLNDGTLNFSNVLAADTGTYTCMVSNAAGNSNASAYLNVSAAELNTSNLSYFTTVTVEVMGPTTEMPKPTTTTTSSGAGVAAGGGTTTTTTASPSVFQPVFISTPTVLLQSTESPPGAAKPSVVPAVQGATGKPGKSGPSLDEVMKTTKIIIGCFVAVTLLAAVMLIAFYKLRKRHQQRSTVAAARTVEIIQVDEEDLPPPASAAQETALTLPEIRDHNSIHKLDFISHKTDYSFHKPKVEYKPQPDFTLHKPKAEYTTYKPNVDYSSHKTMPEYSTHKSTPDFSLHRPKPEFSPFSQEYKSKVEYSPFKADFGTHPKAKSDFSPFKPDYSTHPRQKSEFSPFKRDYNTQPKPKHDYSPLKSDYNTQPKISAHYSPFKPSFGTHPRPKPEYSPFKADYSTQPKMKTDFNAQRSKTDNTYKPKDPYTPHKTLTDYSPYKVDYCAFKSDFSPQTQRSKPDYSPHKMDYSPHKVDYSTLKPKYNTYKPSGQGAKWTDNNVGNSLPRTLPSAITAMAEPFVIKTHKEKVQETQI; encoded by the coding sequence ATGAGTCTCCTGGGGCGGGTAACTGTGCATCGCGCCAGGAAAGCCGCCCTGCTCTGTGTAGTCTTCCTGATGGCGCGAGCGTGGAGCAGCGCCTCCCTGGCCTTGGCGGGGGCGGCAGCGTCTCAAGGACCCCAAGGCTGCCCACCGCAATGTTCCTGCAGTAATCAGCAGGGGAAAGTGGTGTGCACCCGGCGCGGCCTCACCCGTGTGCCCCCTGGAATACCTGCTAACACGCGACACCTCAATCTAATGGAAAACGCCATCGAGGCGGTGCAGGCGGACTCTTTTCGTCACCTGCACCACCTTGAGGTGCTCCAGCTTGGGCGAAATGCCATACGGCAGATTGAGGTGGGCGCGTTCAATGGACTTACAAGCCTGAACACACTGGAGCTCTTTGACAACCGGCTAACAGTTGTGCCCAGTGGAGCCTTTGAATACTTGTCAAAACTAAGAGAACTATGGCTGAGGAATAACCCAATTGAGAGCATCCCATCCTATGCCTTCAACCGGGTCCCTTCCCTTATGCGACTGGATCTGGGAGAGTTACGGAAACTGGAGTACATCTCGGAGGGAGCCTTTGAGGGCCTACAAAATCTCAAGTACCTCAATCTGGGAATGTGCAACATTCGGGGGGATTTGCCAAATTTAAGTCCACTGAAAGGCCTGGAAGAGCTAGAGATTTCTGAAAACCTTTTTCCGAAAATAAAGCCAGGCTCCTTCAAAGGCCTACGTGCTCTTAAAAAGCTATGGGTGATGAACTCTCAAATAACAATAATTGAGCGCAACGCCTTTGACGACCTTTCTTCATTGGTAGAACTTAATCTTGCCCATAACAATCTGAGCGCTGTGCCACATGATTTGTTTTCCCCGCTCAGGTTCTTGGTGGAGCTTCACCTTCACCACAATCCATGGAACTGTGGCTGTGAGGCTGTGTGGTTAGCACGGTGGCTAAGGGAGTATATACCAACAAACTCTACATGTTGTGGACGCTGTCATTCACCGGCTAGCATGAGAGGGCGACAACTAGTTGAAGTTGAGAGGGGTGAAGGGGCAGCCACCCAATGTTCTGCTCCATTCATTGCTGATGCTCCAAGAGACTTTAACATCTCAGCAGGAAGAGTAGCAGAGCTTCGTTGCCGTACAGCCCCAATGTCCTCAGTGCGCTGGTTGTTACCCAATGGGACAATCCTTACGCATGCCTCCAGCCACATCAGAATATCAGTTCTTAACGATGGAACCCTTAATTTTTCAAATGTCCTTGCTGCAGACACAGGCACTTATACCTGCATGGTGTCCAATGCAGCAGGGAACTCTAATGCCTCGGCCTACCTCAATGTGAGTGCTGCTGAGCTGAATACATCTAATTTGAGTTACTTTACCACAGTGACGGTTGAAGTAATGGGACCAACCACAGAAATGCCCAAACCTACAACCACCACAACATCCTCTGGGGCTGGGGTAGCTGCTGGTGGAGGAACAACGACAACGACAACTGCTTCTCCCTCTGTATTTCAGCCAGTCTTCATTTCTACACCAACGGTTCTGCTGCAAAGTACCGAAAGCCCTCCAGGTGCAGCTAAGCCCTCTGTAGTTCCTGCAGTCCAAGGAGCCACTGGCAAACCAGGCAAGTCAGGCCCCAGCCTTGATGAAGTGATGAAGACAACCAAGATTATAATAGGCTGCTTTGTGGCAGTGACACTACTGGCTGCTGTCATGCTTATTGCCTTCTACAAACTTAGAAAGCGCCACCAGCAGAGGAGCACTGTGGCAGCTGCTCGAACTGTGGAGATAATTCAGGTTGATGAGGAGGACCTTCCACCACCAGCTTCTGCAGCACAAGAGACCGCACTAACGTTGCCTGAAATCCGGGACCATAACAGCATACACAAACTGGATTTTATCAGCCACAAGACTGACTACAGTTTCCACAAGCCCAAGGTGGAATACAAACCACAGCCTGATTTCACTCTTCACAAGCCAAAGGCTGAATATACAACATATAAGCCAAATGTAGACTACAGTAGCCACAAGACCATGCCAGAATACAGTACCCACAAATCTACACCAGACTTCAGCCTTCATAGACCAAAGCCTGAGTTCAGCCCATTTTCACAGGAGTACAAGTCTAAAGTGGAATACAGTCCTTTTAAAGCGGACTTTGGAACTCATCCTAAAGCTAAATCGGACTTTAGCCCTTTTAAACCAGATTACAGCACCCATCCCAGGCAGAAATCAGAATTCAGTCCATTCAAGAGAGATTATAATACCCAGCCAAAACCCAAACATGACTATAGCCCCCTGAAATCTGACTACAACACACAGCCCAAAATCAGTGCCCATTATAGCCCTTTCAAGCCCTCCTTTGGCACTCACCCAAGGCCTAAGCCTGAATATAGCCCTTTTAAAGCAGACTACAGCACTCAACCTAAAATGAAAACAGACTTTAATGCCCAGAGATCTAAAACCGACAATACCTACAAACCCAAGGACCCTTATACCCCCCATAAGACACTGACTGATTACAGTCCTTACAAAGTTGATTACTGCGCCTTCAAGTCTGACTTTAGTCCCCAGACCCAGAGATCTAAACCGGATTACAGTCCGCACAAAATGGACTACAGCCCTCATAAAGTGGACTACAGTACCCTAAAACCCAAATATAATACTTACAAACCAAGTGGACAAGGAGCTAAATGGACAGATAACAATGTTGGCAACTCATTGCCCCGAACCTTGCCCAGCGCCATCACAGCAATGGCGGAGCCCTTTGTCATAAAAACTCATAAGGAGAAAGTACAAGAGACTCAGATTTAA